The proteins below are encoded in one region of Pelecanus crispus isolate bPelCri1 chromosome 4, bPelCri1.pri, whole genome shotgun sequence:
- the OSTC gene encoding oligosaccharyltransferase complex subunit OSTC isoform X2: METLYRLPFAVLECPNIKLKRPSWVHMPSAMTVYALVVVSYFLITGGIIYDVIVEPPSVGSMTDEHGHQRPVAFLAYRGYLMG, encoded by the exons atggAGACGCTGTACCGCCTGCCCTTCGCCGTGCTCGAGTGCCCCAACATCAAGCTGAAGCGGCCGAGCTGGGTGCACATGCCCTCGGCCATGACGGTTTACGCGCTGGTGGTGGTGTCCTACTTCCTCATCACCGGAG GGATTATCTATGACGTGATTGTGGAACCTCCCAGTGTGGGGTCGATGACAGATGAACACGGGCACCAGAGGCCAGTGGCCTTCTTGGCATACAG